The DNA region TTGGTGTATTTCGAACATCAGATGACGTGCATGTAATGAACGATATTACTGGCGAAATTATCCACACACCTCCAAAATTTGAGGAACTTAATGAGTTAATGCAATCGTTCTGCGAGTTCTTTAATTCAAACCCAAAAGAAAATTTTATACATCCAATCGTTAAAGCTTCTATTTTGCATTTTCTCATTGGGTATGTTCACCCTTTTGTAGATGGAAATGGAAGAACAGCTCGTGCTATCTTTTATTGGTATCTTTTAAAAAATGGGTATTGGTTAGCTGAGTACTTATCTATTTCAAGGGTAATAATAAAATCGAAAGTACAGTATGAAAAAGCATATATCTATACAGAAATTGATGATATGGATGTGACATATTTTGTTCATTATCAGGTTAAAGTGCTTACTCAGGCTTTCGAGGATTTGAAAGAATACGTAGCTAAACAGAAAATAGAACAACATAGTTTTTCTAAATTTTTGAAAATCGATGGTGTCAATGAGCGGCAGGCCCAGATACTTTTTTGGATTGAAAAAGATGGGAATCGCTCCTTTACTGTTAAAGAAATTGAAACCATTTTTTCTGTCACTAATCAGACTGCTCGAGCTGATTTAGAGGAATTGGTACGTCAGGAATTTATAAAAAAAGTACCCATCGATAAAAAATCGTCTAATTATTGGAAAGGTGATTTATTTGAATCACTTATCTAAAAAGAATTTATCACACCATTCTTCCATCTAACAAATTAATAACACGCTTACCGTACGCAGCATTCTTTTCGGAATGGGTAACTTGAACTATGGTTACGCCTTCATTATTCAATTGCTTGAACAACTCCATAATTTCCTCTCCTTGAGTAGAGTTTAAGTTGCCAGTAGGTTCATCTGCTAGCAGGAGCTTTGGTTTTGATATCAAGGCGCGGGCTACCCCTACCAATTGTTGTTGGCCACCACTTAATTGCGTGGGAAAAAGGTCTTTTTTGCCAACAATATTAAAACGGTCTAACATATCTGCCACCATCGCTTTACGTTCTGAACCCGAATGCTTTTTATACAATAAGGGCATTTCTAGGTTCTCATAGACTGTTAATTCATCTATAAGGTGATAGGCTTGGAATACAAAACCAATGTACTGTTTGTATAGGTTAGCTCTATGTTTTTCTTTCAGTTGATGAACCGGTTCATCAAGAAAACTGTATTCACCTTCGTCAAAATCATCTAACATACCAATGACATTCAGTAACGTAGATTTTCCTGAGCCGGAAGGCCCCATGATAGAGATGAATTCTCCTTCTTCTACCTGAAGATTGATATCTTTCAGCAAAAAGACGCGCTGGCCACCCTGCTGAACCCACTTAAAAATATTGTTTAGTTGAAGTAGCATATTTCTTATTCATTACGTTTAATAGTATCGACTATTTTTTGTGACATTATATCTCCAAATATCTCATGGAAATTTATTCCATTCTCAAACTCTTTATAGGGTTTCTGTTTGCGGCTTTAATTGCCTGAAAACTGACTGTGAGAATGGTTATGGCTAGGGCGCCTACTACTGCTAAAAGGAAAATCCACCATTCTAGTATTACGTGATACGGATAGTCTTGCAACCAACCGTTCATAACAAAGTAGGATATAGGGATGGCAATAAAACAGGAAATGATGACCAGTTTCAAAAAGTCTCTTGAGAGCATATTCCAAACATTAAAAACGGAGGCTCCCAATACTTTTCGAACTCCAATTTCTTTTTGGCGTTGCTCGGCAACGAAAGAGGTAAGGCCAAATAGTCCCAAACAGCTGATTAAAATGGCAAGTGCGGTGAAAATAGATGAAAGAGAACCAATGCGTTCTTCCGCAGAAAACTTTTCACCATATTCAGAATCCACAAAATCATATTGAAAAGGGATATCGGGAAAATGCGATTTAAAGACACTTTCAATAGTAGAAATATTTTCACTGGCACTTTTTTCAGGGTTTAGGCGTAAGTTGTAAAAACTGGCGTTTTCATGCTTGTCATACGCATAGATACCTTGTTTTACAGGTTCGTATGGCGACTGCGTAATCATATCTTGTACCACGCCAATTATTTTTAAGGGAGGAAACGGGTCTTCAATATCATCATCTTTTATGTACTTTCCTATGGGGTCTGTAAGTCCCATATATTTCACTGCGGTCTCATTAATGAGTACGGCATTTGAGTCGGTTGCGAACTCTCTGGAGAAATCCCTTCCCTCTAATATCTTTAGGTTTAACGATTTTGCATATTCCGGTGTTACATCGGTCCACGCAAGATCCTCTTGAAAGCCTTCCGGTTTCCCTTCCCAACTAAAACCACTTCTATTGGACCAAATCTGTGTAGTAGGTGCACTGGAAGCGGACATTTCTAATACCGCCCCGGATGCAGTAAACTCACTCCGCATTAAATCGTATTTACCACTAAAATCTTGACTCATAGTCGGTATTTGAACCAAACCTTCTTTCTCATAGCCTATGGGACGGTTTTTGGCAAAGTTTATTTGTTGCATTACGATTACCGTACCAATGATAAATGCTACGGAGACCGTAAACTGTAGCACCACCAATATTTTTCTAGGTAAACCTGCATGTTTTCCGGTAGTCATCGTGCCTTTCAGCACGTCTACAGGTTTAAAAGAAGACAGATATAGGGCAGGGTAGCTTCCAGCAAGTAGGGAGGTCAACAGGACAAATATGAATGAAGTAATCCAAAACATGCCATTGCCCCACGGGAAAACCATTTCCTTTTTAGCCAAATTGTTGAATCCGTCTAGGGATAAAAGAACTATAAGAACAGCAATGCCAAAAGCAAACAGCACTACCAGAAAAGATTCGCTTAAAAATTGATAAATCAATTGATTTCTTTGTGACCCGATAGATTTTCTAATGCCTACTTCTTTGGCACGTTTCTCTGATCTGGCCGTGCTCAGATTCATAAAGTTTATACAGGCCAATAGCAATACGAAAGCGCCTATTATACTAAATAACCAAACATATTTGATGCGGCCACCGTCCTGCTTACCGTTTTCAAAATTACTGCGTAGGTACCAATCTTTCATTGGGAGTAAGAACAGCTGCGGGTTAAATTCGGCCGCTTCCTCATTAAGGTTTTTCTTGACATCCTTAATGGAGGTCGAAATATCGGTCATATCTGTATTATCGGCAATCTGAACGAACATTTGAAATGAGTTGTTGCCCCATTGGTCTTCAGCATTTTTTATCCACTCGAAAAGAGATAGATATTTCTCCCATGGCATGATGTATTCCAAATCACTGAATGAATTGTTCTTGGGTATATCTTCAAACACGGCCGTTACTTCCATATCATATTGGCTATTGCCTTTTACTACTTTTCCTATGGGGTCTTCATTTCCGAAGAGGGCATTTGCTACGGACTCCGAAAGCATGATGGAATTAATCTTTCGTAGACCATCTTTTTCACCTTTTAAAATATTTAGATCTAGCAGCTCTGGGGCTTCGGCTTGCATGAAGTTTCCATCTTTCGAAAGACTTTTTTCGCCATAATTCAAATAGACAGAATTGTTCCAAGAAGACATGACAATATGTTTGAATTTATCATTATGCTTATCTCGAAAGGCCATTTCCAAGGGTCTTGGAACGGCATTATTGGTGCCAGTTTCGCCATTGAATGTTTGTGATTGAACTACTTGTGCAATACGCTCGTTTTTCTTGAAATAATCGTTGTACGAGAGTTCGTCGTTTACCCAAAGACCAATAATTAACGTTACCGCCATACCTAGGGCCAGACCACCAATATTAATAGCGGAATAACCCTTGTTTTTCAAGAGGTTTCGCCAAGCGATTTTAAAATAGTTTTTAAGCATGATTTTAGTTTTTTGATTGGATTGATGA from Zobellia alginiliquefaciens includes:
- a CDS encoding ABC transporter ATP-binding protein, translating into MLLQLNNIFKWVQQGGQRVFLLKDINLQVEEGEFISIMGPSGSGKSTLLNVIGMLDDFDEGEYSFLDEPVHQLKEKHRANLYKQYIGFVFQAYHLIDELTVYENLEMPLLYKKHSGSERKAMVADMLDRFNIVGKKDLFPTQLSGGQQQLVGVARALISKPKLLLADEPTGNLNSTQGEEIMELFKQLNNEGVTIVQVTHSEKNAAYGKRVINLLDGRMV
- a CDS encoding ABC transporter permease, translated to MLKNYFKIAWRNLLKNKGYSAINIGGLALGMAVTLIIGLWVNDELSYNDYFKKNERIAQVVQSQTFNGETGTNNAVPRPLEMAFRDKHNDKFKHIVMSSWNNSVYLNYGEKSLSKDGNFMQAEAPELLDLNILKGEKDGLRKINSIMLSESVANALFGNEDPIGKVVKGNSQYDMEVTAVFEDIPKNNSFSDLEYIMPWEKYLSLFEWIKNAEDQWGNNSFQMFVQIADNTDMTDISTSIKDVKKNLNEEAAEFNPQLFLLPMKDWYLRSNFENGKQDGGRIKYVWLFSIIGAFVLLLACINFMNLSTARSEKRAKEVGIRKSIGSQRNQLIYQFLSESFLVVLFAFGIAVLIVLLSLDGFNNLAKKEMVFPWGNGMFWITSFIFVLLTSLLAGSYPALYLSSFKPVDVLKGTMTTGKHAGLPRKILVVLQFTVSVAFIIGTVIVMQQINFAKNRPIGYEKEGLVQIPTMSQDFSGKYDLMRSEFTASGAVLEMSASSAPTTQIWSNRSGFSWEGKPEGFQEDLAWTDVTPEYAKSLNLKILEGRDFSREFATDSNAVLINETAVKYMGLTDPIGKYIKDDDIEDPFPPLKIIGVVQDMITQSPYEPVKQGIYAYDKHENASFYNLRLNPEKSASENISTIESVFKSHFPDIPFQYDFVDSEYGEKFSAEERIGSLSSIFTALAILISCLGLFGLTSFVAEQRQKEIGVRKVLGASVFNVWNMLSRDFLKLVIISCFIAIPISYFVMNGWLQDYPYHVILEWWIFLLAVVGALAITILTVSFQAIKAANRNPIKSLRME
- a CDS encoding Fic family protein, with the protein product MMEKAPDLDGYNIRVIQDFKNENVYTSLIVPQLNKIEKDYLYWDKIKYVKKPNSLEMEYPEDYPSEVWRLVKTQRMLNLRSYSLRRWDDDGRFPSRVGIDYKFYPNSSLQQKLHYLDFNFGAGIQKEKLLSDLDKDQYLNNALMEESIFSSMVEGATTTRVKAKEMLRKNKKPKSKSEQMILNNYQAIQFISEHQEEDMSIDKLFEIHRLVTVDTLEDSNIGVFRTSDDVHVMNDITGEIIHTPPKFEELNELMQSFCEFFNSNPKENFIHPIVKASILHFLIGYVHPFVDGNGRTARAIFYWYLLKNGYWLAEYLSISRVIIKSKVQYEKAYIYTEIDDMDVTYFVHYQVKVLTQAFEDLKEYVAKQKIEQHSFSKFLKIDGVNERQAQILFWIEKDGNRSFTVKEIETIFSVTNQTARADLEELVRQEFIKKVPIDKKSSNYWKGDLFESLI